GAGCCGAGCAGCAGCAGCACCACGGTGGTGACCACCGCGATCGGCGCCGCGCGCCGCATGACCGCCACCACCCAGCGGTACCAGCGGCTGTGTTCGGCCTGCACGGCCTGTGGTGCGGGACGGCGCAGCAGCCTGCGCAGCACCGGCCGCAGATCCCAGGCGTTGATGCGCGCGCCCAGCAGCATCAGCAGCGCGGGCAGCACGATCACCGCCGCGGCCGCGGCGGCCAGCACCACCGCGACACCCGCGTAGGCGAAGGACTTGAAGAAGTACTGCGGGAACACCGCCAGCGCGGCCAGCGACAGCGCCACCACCAGGGCCGAGTAGATCACCGTTCGTCCGGCGGTCTGCACCGCGCGCACCACCGCCGCGGCGGGTGCGAGCCCCCGCGCCAGTTCCTCGCGATAGCGGCTGACGACGAACAGGCTGTAGTCGATGGCCAGCGCCAGGCCCAACGCGGTGGTCATGTTCAGCGCGTAGATCGACACGTCGGTGACGGCGGTGAGCGCGCGCAGGATGCCCAGCGCGGCCACCACCGCGAACAACCCGATCGCCACCGGCATGGCCGCGGCGACCACGCTGCCGAACACCAGCACCAGCAGCAGACCGGTGAGCGGGATCGCGATCGCCTCCGCGACGATCAGGTCCTTGCTGATCTGGGTGTTCATGTCGGCGAAGGCCGCACCGAGTCCGCCCGCCCGGACCGTCACGCCGTCGGCATCGGTCTGCACCTGGTCGCTGATGCGGGCCGCCCGCTCGGTCAGTTCCGAGTCGTCCCCGGCGATCTCGGCGACCACCAGCCCGCTGCGTCCGTCCTTGCCGCGCAACGCGTTCGCCAGATCGGGCCGGGTGGACCAGTAGGACTGGATTCCGCTGACCTCGGGATGCTCACCGAGTTGCGCGACCGCGCGCTCGGCGGCCGCCCGCGCGGCCGGACTGTCGACACCGTCCTCGGCGGTGATCAACAGGATGTAGTTGGGCGCACCGCCGGGGAAGTGCTGGGAGATGTAGTCCGCGGCCCGCACCGATTCGAGCTCGGAGGTGACGAAGCCACCCGACTTCATGTGCGAGGACGCGCTCGCCCCGAACGCGCCGCAGACCAGCATGAGCAGCAGCGCGGCCGCGATCACGACACGGGGACGCGTCGTCGCGAACCGAGCGAGGGTGGTCAACATCGACGCGAACTCCCCGTCCGAAGGAATGATTCTCGAACGGTAAACCGGACGGTCGTCCGAACAGAATCCGCTGCGGCCGTGATGCTGACCACCTCTGAAGACCTGAGTGATGCAGATCACTCCGCGTGGGAAGTGGCTGCCGCACAAGGCGCTCCGCGGCTACCCGCGGTCGGGGGTCACCAGGGTGGTTCGCACCGGGGTGGTGTTGCGGGTGAGGTCGAGGACGGGGCAGTGCGCGTCGACGGCCTCCTGGAGCTCGAGGTAGCGCTCCCGCGATTCCGGTCCGGTGATCTCCACGGTCACCCGCACCTCGCCGAACCCCGGCCGCACGGCGTCGTCGAAGCCGAAGAAGCCGCGCACGTCCAGATCACCCTCGGCCGCGGCACGGATCTCCTCGACCGCGATACCCAGCTTCTCGGCCCACACCCGCCAGGTCACCACCTGGCAGGACAGCAGCGAGGCCAGGTAGTACTCCACCGGATTGGCCGCGGTGTCGGCGCCGCCGAGCGCAGGCGGCTCGTCCACCTCCACCCGGAAGTTGCGCAGCGCCACCGAACTGGCGACCGCGTCGTGCGCGGTGGCCTCGGCGCGGAACACGACGGCGGCCTTGGCGGGATCGGACTCCACCGCATCCCGGTTGGCGGCGATCACCGCGCCGAGCGCGGACGTGGACGTGGTCATCGGCGAACTCCTTGGGCGAGGGCGGACGGGTCGATTCCCCGAATCGGTGCGTCGAGCGTAGGTCGGCGCACCCGGTCCGCCACGCCGCGTGACCCCTAGGTCAAGGCGCTGACCTGCACATTCGAATTCGATTCGCGCTGAGGGAAACTGCCCACCCGGCCCACCCGGAGGCGATCAGGATTCGGGTACCGTCCGGAGACGGACGCTAGACTCGCACCGTGACTTGTCGGCTCGGCGCCCCCGGAATGCGAATGACCGCCGATGAGCCGAATCGGGATGAGCCGAATCGGGATGAGCCGAATCGGGAAGACGGCGCGCCCGAGCGCCCGTTCCCACCGGAACCACCGGCGTCACTCACCGACCCCGCCGCCATTCGAGCCAATGATTGGCAGGCCTTTTCGAACCTCACTACGCTCGAGGATCACTGGAGCCTCAAAGCCTGGGCAACCGGATATTCCGCCTTCTATTGGTATCTGACCTTCGATGAAGAACCGCTCGCAGCACTGGCTGAGTGGTGCCGGTCGAATTTGGATACCACGTGTCTGGATCCGGTGCCCTCGGACGGTCTACACATGACGGTACTGAAGGTCGGATCTACCGACGAGCTGACCGAGACGGATGTGGCCCGGATCGTGGCAGCTGCCGAGGCAGCGCTCGCCGATTCGGCACCCATCTCGCTCGATGTCGGGCCGCTGACCGGATCGCCGAGTGCCATTCGCTTCTCGGTCGCACCGTGGAATCGGTTGACCGAGCTTCATTGCCTACTGCGGGAGACCACCATCACCTGCCGCCCGGAAGCAGCGCCCGCTCCTACTTCCCGATTCCGCCCCCACGTGGGCATTGCCTACCACAATCGCCGCCGCGACGCAGGGCCGATGGTTCGCTCGATCGCCGAGTTGCGGAGTGCTCCGCCCGTAACCGTGACGGTGGGTCAGGTGAGATTGGTGCGATTGTGGCGGGAAGGCCGTCGGTATCGGTGGCAGGACCGCGCGGTCATATCTCTCGGGTCGTCGAACCGCCGCCGGTGACAGCGACCGTATCGCCGGCCGGCCACTCTCGGAGCGCTTCCAGATAGCTGCGCCCTCTTCTGCGGTCGACCGCGGTCACCGCCTCACCCAATTCATGCGCGCGTTGCCACACGGACCGGATCGGACGCGCCCGCGAGACTTCGAGTGCCTCCTCGCCGAGCGCGACGGCACGTTCGACATCTCGGGGGCGGCGACGCACAAGAGCGGTGGCCATGTCCAACCGCACGAGTGCCCGGCTCCACGCCGACTCGGACGATTCGACCAGCACCTCGACTTGTCGACCGTAAGCGAGTGATTTGTCGTACAGCCCGGCGGAAAGGTAGGCCGTCGCCGCGTTGGCCTTCCATCGAGCGTCTCCGTAGGTATCGAACGACATCGCCGGCGTCAGGCCGGACGGCGTTTCGACCGAGGAAGTCAGTGCGACGGCCGACTCGATAGCCCGTTCCACCCCGAGTACATCGCCCAGTTTTCCGAGTGCTCGGGCCAGGCCGTTCGTGTACAGCCGGATGGCCTGTCCGCCGTCCGGCAGCAGCGCGATGCCCTCGGCAGCCAGTGCGGCAGCCTTGCGGAAATCGCCCTTGTAATAGGCGCAGAAGCTCTGCGTGCCCCGGACCCACGCCTTCAGCTCGATGTCCCCGAGGAAGTCGGCGAGGCCGAGGGCTTCC
This sequence is a window from Nocardia farcinica. Protein-coding genes within it:
- a CDS encoding MMPL family transporter, translated to MLTTLARFATTRPRVVIAAALLLMLVCGAFGASASSHMKSGGFVTSELESVRAADYISQHFPGGAPNYILLITAEDGVDSPAARAAAERAVAQLGEHPEVSGIQSYWSTRPDLANALRGKDGRSGLVVAEIAGDDSELTERAARISDQVQTDADGVTVRAGGLGAAFADMNTQISKDLIVAEAIAIPLTGLLLVLVFGSVVAAAMPVAIGLFAVVAALGILRALTAVTDVSIYALNMTTALGLALAIDYSLFVVSRYREELARGLAPAAAVVRAVQTAGRTVIYSALVVALSLAALAVFPQYFFKSFAYAGVAVVLAAAAAAVIVLPALLMLLGARINAWDLRPVLRRLLRRPAPQAVQAEHSRWYRWVVAVMRRAAPIAVVTTVVLLLLGSPFLGAQFGYPDDRALQAAPSRQVGDELRANFAADLGTSTFVVLPEFRGEEAALAGYAAALSTVPDVPAVLSGAGVYLNGSKVAAPPPGMVGEAGALVSVGTRLDPYSSEGKAQLARLREVPAPGPTLFGGPAALNRDSVAAIAERLPAAGILIAVTTLILLFLFTGSLLLPVKALALNMLSLAATFGAMVWVFQEGHLSGLLGFTPTGKLDLAMPILMFAIAFGASMDYEVFLLSRIREEWLAGPKTAAGNTHAVALGVARTGRIFTAAALLMSIVFFAVATSGVTAMKLFGIGCALAVLSDATVIRALLAPALMRVLGTVNWWAPKPLAALHARFGLTEQEAPAPHDPAVDREPVALRK
- a CDS encoding OsmC family protein — its product is MTTSTSALGAVIAANRDAVESDPAKAAVVFRAEATAHDAVASSVALRNFRVEVDEPPALGGADTAANPVEYYLASLLSCQVVTWRVWAEKLGIAVEEIRAAAEGDLDVRGFFGFDDAVRPGFGEVRVTVEITGPESRERYLELQEAVDAHCPVLDLTRNTTPVRTTLVTPDRG
- a CDS encoding 2'-5' RNA ligase family protein; this translates as MTADEPNRDEPNRDEPNREDGAPERPFPPEPPASLTDPAAIRANDWQAFSNLTTLEDHWSLKAWATGYSAFYWYLTFDEEPLAALAEWCRSNLDTTCLDPVPSDGLHMTVLKVGSTDELTETDVARIVAAAEAALADSAPISLDVGPLTGSPSAIRFSVAPWNRLTELHCLLRETTITCRPEAAPAPTSRFRPHVGIAYHNRRRDAGPMVRSIAELRSAPPVTVTVGQVRLVRLWREGRRYRWQDRAVISLGSSNRRR